From a region of the Sulfuriferula plumbiphila genome:
- the cysM gene encoding cysteine synthase CysM, with protein MPQFKTIEDFVGNTPLVRLKRMPGETSNTILVKLEGNNPAGSVKDRPALSMIAHAEARGDIRPGDTLIEATSGNTGIALAMAAAMRGYRMILVMPEHLSLERRQTMRAFGAEFVLTSKAGSMEEAIDVANKMQAEGKGIILDQFSNPDNPLAHYEGTGPEIWRDSEGSITHFVSSMGTTGTIMGTARYLKEQNPAIRVVGVQPKDGAQIPGIRKWPEAYLPKICDFSRIDQMIYVGQHDAEETTRRLAREEGIFAGVSSGGALFAALELSKQVENAVIVSIVCDRGDRYLSTGVFPA; from the coding sequence ATGCCCCAGTTCAAAACCATCGAAGACTTCGTCGGCAACACCCCGCTGGTGCGGCTCAAGCGCATGCCGGGCGAAACCAGCAACACCATCCTGGTCAAGCTGGAGGGCAACAACCCGGCCGGTTCGGTGAAAGATCGCCCGGCGCTGTCCATGATCGCCCACGCCGAAGCGCGCGGCGACATCCGGCCCGGCGATACCCTGATCGAGGCCACCAGCGGCAACACCGGCATTGCGCTGGCGATGGCCGCCGCCATGCGCGGCTACAGGATGATCCTGGTCATGCCTGAGCACCTGTCCCTGGAACGCCGCCAGACCATGCGTGCTTTCGGCGCGGAATTCGTGCTTACCAGCAAGGCCGGCAGCATGGAGGAAGCCATCGACGTCGCCAATAAAATGCAGGCTGAAGGCAAAGGCATCATCCTCGACCAGTTCTCCAACCCGGACAACCCGCTGGCGCACTACGAGGGCACCGGCCCGGAAATCTGGCGCGATAGCGAAGGCAGCATCACCCATTTCGTCAGCAGCATGGGCACCACCGGCACCATCATGGGCACCGCGCGCTATCTGAAGGAACAAAACCCGGCGATCCGGGTTGTCGGCGTGCAGCCCAAGGACGGCGCGCAAATCCCCGGCATCCGCAAATGGCCGGAGGCCTACCTGCCGAAAATCTGCGATTTCTCGCGCATCGACCAGATGATCTACGTCGGCCAGCACGACGCCGAAGAAACCACCCGGCGCCTGGCGCGCGAGGAGGGCATCTTCGCCGGCGTGTCCTCCGGCGGTGCGCTGTTCGCGGCGCTGGAACTGTCGAAGCAGGTGGAAAATGCCGTGATCGTTTCCATCGTGTGCGACCGCGGCGACCGCTATCTATCGACCGGGGTGTTTCCGGCCTGA
- the rfaE1 gene encoding D-glycero-beta-D-manno-heptose-7-phosphate kinase: MKPDRLLAGARILVVGDVMLDRYWFGDVARISPEAPVPVVKINRQEERLGGAANVARNAAALGANSTLLSVVGADEAGAAVARLLQADGIHASLHQDATLATIIKLRVIGRQQQLLRIDFETPPSHAVLADKLDRFHAMLADYALVILSDYGKGGLTHIEAMIAAANARGVPVLVDPKGDDYARYRNATLLTPNRSEFREVAGSWKGEDEFRAKAAALRLELNLKGLLVTRSEEGMTLFTAEGVFHQATEAQEVFDVSGAGDTVIATLGVMLAAGLTLEESVTWANRAAGIVVGKLGTAVVHPQELFEE, from the coding sequence ATGAAACCGGATCGGCTTTTGGCCGGCGCGCGCATCCTGGTGGTGGGGGATGTGATGCTGGACCGCTACTGGTTTGGCGATGTGGCGCGCATTTCGCCCGAGGCGCCGGTGCCGGTGGTCAAGATCAACCGTCAGGAAGAACGCCTGGGCGGTGCCGCCAACGTGGCACGCAATGCCGCAGCGCTGGGTGCAAACAGCACCCTGTTATCTGTTGTCGGCGCCGACGAAGCGGGCGCTGCCGTCGCCCGTCTGCTGCAGGCGGATGGCATCCACGCCAGCCTGCACCAGGACGCCACGCTGGCGACCATCATCAAGCTGCGCGTCATCGGCCGTCAGCAACAGTTGCTGCGCATTGATTTCGAAACGCCGCCCAGTCATGCCGTGCTGGCCGACAAGCTGGACCGCTTCCATGCCATGCTGGCGGATTACGCGCTGGTGATTTTGTCCGACTATGGCAAAGGCGGGCTGACGCACATTGAAGCCATGATTGCCGCCGCCAACGCCCGCGGGGTGCCGGTGCTGGTCGATCCCAAAGGCGACGACTACGCACGCTACCGCAATGCCACCTTGCTTACCCCCAACCGCAGCGAATTCCGCGAAGTGGCGGGGAGCTGGAAAGGCGAGGACGAATTCCGTGCCAAGGCCGCAGCGCTGCGTCTGGAGCTGAACCTGAAAGGTCTGCTGGTCACCCGCAGCGAGGAAGGCATGACCCTGTTTACTGCCGAGGGTGTGTTCCACCAGGCCACCGAGGCGCAGGAGGTGTTTGATGTCAGCGGCGCGGGCGATACCGTGATTGCCACCCTGGGTGTCATGCTGGCGGCCGGTCTGACCCTGGAGGAATCCGTCACCTGGGCCAACCGTGCGGCCGGCATCGTGGTCGGCAAGCTGGGTACGGCGGTGGTGCACCCGCAAGAGTTGTTTGAGGAATAG
- the rpsA gene encoding 30S ribosomal protein S1, with protein sequence MSTASSSTEPSFESFAALFEESLTRQELRAGEVITAEVVAIDDNFVTVNAGLKSESLIATEEFRNDHGELEVAIGDFVSVAIEMLEDGYGSTKLSRDKAKRLAAWISLEKSMEDGEIVTGMVNGKVKGGLTVMVNGIRAFLPGSLVDIRPVKDTAPYENKEMEFKVIKLDRKRNNVVVSRRAVLEQSMGADRQVLMDSLKEGAIVKGVVKNITDYGAFVDLGGIDGLLHITDMAWRRVKHPSEVVQVGDEVEAKILKFDQEKNRVSLGIKQLGDDPWSGLSRRYPTGTRMFGKVANLTDYGAFVEIEPGIEGLVHVSEMDWTNKNVHPSKVVQLGDEVEVMVLEIDEERRRISLGMKQCKSNPWDDFEMNHKKGDKVSGQIKSITDFGVFIGLPGGIDGLVHLSDLSWSQPGEEAVHNFKKGDEVEAMVLAIDVERERISLGVKQMEGDPFNNYVSAFDKGSMVKGTVKSMDAKGAVIQLADEVEGYLRASELSRDRVEDIRTHLKDGDEVEAMIINIDRKNRSINLSVKAKDNAEQTEALQKLAGDQSASTGTTSLGALLKAKLDNKNLES encoded by the coding sequence ATGTCTACTGCTTCTTCCTCTACCGAACCCAGTTTTGAAAGCTTTGCCGCCCTCTTTGAAGAGAGCTTGACGCGCCAGGAACTGCGCGCGGGTGAAGTCATTACCGCCGAAGTCGTGGCGATTGACGATAATTTCGTCACCGTAAACGCCGGGCTGAAATCCGAAAGCCTGATTGCTACCGAAGAATTCCGTAATGACCATGGCGAGCTTGAAGTCGCAATAGGCGATTTTGTCAGCGTGGCCATTGAGATGCTTGAAGACGGCTATGGTTCGACCAAGCTGTCGCGCGACAAGGCCAAGCGCCTGGCGGCCTGGATCAGCCTGGAGAAATCCATGGAAGACGGCGAAATCGTCACCGGCATGGTCAACGGCAAGGTCAAGGGCGGTCTGACTGTGATGGTGAACGGTATCCGCGCCTTCCTGCCCGGTTCGCTGGTGGACATCCGCCCGGTCAAGGACACCGCGCCGTACGAAAACAAGGAAATGGAATTCAAGGTCATCAAGCTCGACCGCAAGCGCAACAACGTGGTGGTATCGCGTCGCGCTGTGCTGGAACAGAGCATGGGTGCCGATCGCCAGGTGCTGATGGACAGCCTCAAGGAAGGTGCCATCGTCAAGGGCGTGGTCAAAAACATCACTGACTATGGCGCGTTCGTGGATCTGGGCGGCATCGACGGCCTGCTGCACATCACCGACATGGCCTGGCGTCGTGTCAAGCATCCGTCCGAAGTGGTGCAGGTGGGCGACGAAGTGGAAGCCAAAATCCTCAAGTTCGACCAGGAAAAAAACCGCGTTTCCCTGGGTATCAAACAATTGGGCGACGACCCATGGAGTGGTCTGTCGCGCCGTTACCCAACCGGTACCCGCATGTTCGGCAAAGTGGCTAATCTGACCGACTACGGCGCGTTCGTGGAAATCGAGCCGGGCATCGAAGGTCTGGTGCACGTGTCCGAAATGGACTGGACCAACAAAAACGTGCATCCGTCCAAAGTGGTTCAGCTGGGCGATGAAGTGGAAGTGATGGTGCTTGAGATCGACGAAGAGCGCCGCCGTATTTCCCTGGGCATGAAGCAGTGCAAGTCCAACCCGTGGGATGATTTCGAAATGAATCACAAGAAGGGCGACAAGGTGAGCGGCCAGATCAAGTCGATTACCGACTTTGGCGTGTTCATCGGCTTGCCTGGCGGCATTGATGGCCTGGTGCACCTGTCCGATCTGTCCTGGAGTCAGCCTGGCGAAGAAGCCGTGCACAACTTCAAGAAAGGCGATGAAGTGGAAGCCATGGTGCTGGCCATCGACGTGGAACGCGAGCGTATTTCGCTGGGTGTCAAACAGATGGAAGGCGACCCGTTCAACAATTACGTGTCTGCTTTTGACAAGGGCAGCATGGTCAAAGGCACAGTCAAATCCATGGATGCCAAAGGTGCCGTGATCCAGCTGGCGGATGAAGTTGAAGGTTATCTGCGTGCCTCCGAGCTGTCGCGTGATCGCGTGGAAGACATCCGCACTCACCTCAAGGACGGCGACGAAGTTGAGGCGATGATCATCAATATCGACCGTAAAAACCGCAGTATCAATCTTTCGGTAAAAGCCAAGGATAATGCTGAACAGACCGAGGCACTGCAAAAGCTGGCGGGCGATCAATCCGCGAGTACCGGCACGACCAGTCTGGGTGCGCTATTGAAGGCCAAGCTTGATAATAAGAACCTCGAGTCCTGA
- a CDS encoding LapA family protein yields MRYLGWILKGVLFILLLGFAIKNSDVVTLSYYLGYEWQAPLVLILLMFFVAGAVVGVAACMGYLFRQRRELARLRKDAEARQIALPDEMSPN; encoded by the coding sequence ATGCGTTATCTTGGGTGGATACTGAAAGGGGTTTTGTTCATCTTGCTGCTCGGATTTGCGATAAAGAATAGCGATGTGGTTACCCTGAGTTACTACCTCGGCTATGAATGGCAGGCGCCACTGGTGCTGATCCTACTGATGTTTTTTGTGGCAGGTGCAGTGGTGGGCGTCGCCGCATGCATGGGCTATCTGTTTCGGCAGCGCCGCGAACTGGCACGCCTGCGCAAGGATGCCGAGGCCAGGCAAATTGCCTTGCCCGATGAGATGTCACCCAATTAA
- a CDS encoding UDP-glucose dehydrogenase family protein has product MKITVIGTGYVGLVSGTCLAEVGNDVLCLDVDAKKIAILQGGGIPIYEPGLEDMVKRNVTAGRLRFTTDIEAAVQHGAIQFIAVGTPPDEDGSADLQYVVAAARNIGKHMTDYKLVVDKSTVPVGTADKVRAALQEELERRAVKLEFSVASNPEFLKEGAAVEDFMRPDRIVIGTDNEHATQMMRTLYAPFQRNRERLITMDIRSAELTKYAANAMLATRISFMNELANLAEKLGADIENVRHGIGSDPRIGYHFLYPGCGYGGSCFPKDVQALRRTAGEYGAPMHVIDAVEVANDAQKHVLLDKIIARFGNDLQGKTFAVWGLAFKPNTDDMREAPSRVLMEGLWERGAKVAAHDPAAAHETRRIYGDHPQLQLVDNPMAALQGADALAIVTEWKVFRSPDFSAMKAALKTPLIFDGRNLYDPASMRAAGFEYLAIGRQ; this is encoded by the coding sequence ATGAAAATCACGGTCATCGGAACAGGCTATGTCGGCCTGGTAAGCGGAACCTGTCTGGCCGAAGTTGGCAACGACGTGCTGTGCCTGGACGTGGACGCCAAAAAAATTGCCATCCTCCAGGGCGGCGGCATCCCCATTTACGAGCCCGGTCTGGAGGACATGGTCAAGCGCAACGTGACCGCGGGCCGCCTGCGTTTTACCACCGATATTGAAGCCGCCGTGCAGCACGGCGCGATCCAGTTCATTGCCGTGGGCACGCCGCCGGACGAGGACGGTTCCGCCGACCTGCAATACGTGGTCGCCGCCGCGCGTAACATCGGCAAACACATGACCGATTACAAGCTGGTGGTGGACAAATCCACCGTGCCGGTCGGCACCGCCGACAAGGTGCGTGCGGCATTGCAGGAAGAGCTCGAGCGGCGTGCGGTCAAGCTGGAATTCAGCGTTGCTTCCAACCCGGAGTTCCTCAAGGAAGGCGCCGCGGTAGAGGATTTCATGCGCCCGGACCGCATCGTCATCGGTACCGACAACGAGCATGCCACGCAGATGATGCGTACCCTGTATGCCCCGTTTCAGCGCAACCGCGAACGCCTCATTACAATGGATATCCGCTCGGCGGAACTGACCAAATATGCCGCCAACGCCATGCTGGCGACGCGCATTTCGTTCATGAACGAGCTCGCCAATCTGGCGGAAAAACTCGGTGCGGACATTGAAAACGTGCGTCACGGCATTGGCTCGGATCCGCGCATTGGCTATCACTTCCTCTATCCCGGTTGTGGCTACGGCGGCTCGTGCTTCCCCAAAGACGTACAGGCGCTGCGCCGCACAGCGGGTGAATACGGTGCGCCGATGCATGTCATCGATGCGGTGGAAGTCGCCAACGATGCGCAAAAGCACGTACTGCTGGACAAAATCATTGCCCGCTTTGGCAATGATCTGCAAGGCAAGACCTTCGCTGTCTGGGGGCTGGCATTCAAACCCAACACCGACGACATGCGCGAGGCGCCCAGCCGCGTACTGATGGAGGGTTTGTGGGAGCGCGGTGCCAAGGTGGCCGCGCACGATCCGGCAGCCGCGCATGAAACCCGGCGTATTTATGGCGACCATCCGCAATTGCAACTGGTGGATAATCCCATGGCGGCATTGCAGGGCGCGGATGCGCTAGCCATCGTCACTGAGTGGAAAGTTTTCCGCAGCCCGGATTTCAGCGCGATGAAGGCCGCGTTGAAAACGCCGCTGATTTTTGATGGCCGCAATCTGTACGACCCGGCCAGCATGCGCGCGGCAGGTTTCGAATACCTCGCCATCGGCCGCCAATGA
- the pyrF gene encoding orotidine-5'-phosphate decarboxylase, translating to MKDPKIIVALDYPDADSAMALVAQLDPQLCRLKVGKQLFTAAGPRFVESLADKGFAVFLDLKFHDIPSTVALACKAAANLGVWMMNVHAMGGTAMLRAAREALGESAQRPLLIAVTLLTSMGEQDMAAIGVAGSPQDAVLRLASLTHAAGLDGVVCSAQEAALLKRTFGQPFCLVTPGIRPAMAALGDQQRVMTPAAALAAGSDYLVIGRPITHAADPLKALQGIHTEISNWENT from the coding sequence ATGAAGGATCCGAAAATCATTGTCGCGCTGGACTACCCGGACGCAGACAGCGCCATGGCGCTGGTCGCTCAGCTCGATCCGCAGTTGTGTCGTCTCAAGGTTGGCAAGCAGCTATTCACTGCCGCCGGTCCCCGCTTTGTGGAGTCGCTCGCCGACAAGGGCTTTGCGGTGTTTCTTGACCTCAAGTTCCATGACATCCCCAGCACCGTAGCACTTGCCTGCAAGGCAGCGGCAAACCTTGGTGTGTGGATGATGAATGTCCATGCCATGGGCGGGACTGCCATGTTGCGCGCTGCACGTGAGGCGCTGGGTGAATCAGCGCAGCGCCCGCTGCTGATTGCCGTCACCCTCCTCACCAGCATGGGCGAACAGGATATGGCGGCGATTGGCGTTGCCGGCAGCCCGCAGGACGCAGTGCTGCGCCTGGCGTCTCTGACCCATGCTGCGGGGCTGGATGGCGTGGTATGTTCGGCGCAGGAGGCAGCCCTGCTTAAGCGCACGTTTGGGCAGCCGTTTTGCCTGGTCACCCCCGGCATTCGTCCGGCCATGGCGGCGCTGGGTGATCAGCAGCGGGTAATGACACCGGCTGCGGCGCTGGCGGCAGGTTCGGACTATCTGGTGATTGGCCGGCCGATTACCCATGCGGCAGATCCGCTCAAGGCTTTGCAGGGCATCCACACCGAAATATCAAACTGGGAGAACACATGA
- the rfaD gene encoding ADP-glyceromanno-heptose 6-epimerase has protein sequence MYYIVTGAAGFIGANLVKGLNERGITDIIAVDNLAKADKFRNLTDCEIADYLDKHEFLELIHSDALDGEVAAVFHEGACSDTMETDGRYMMENNYRYSLDLLNFCQENNTAFLYASSASVYGAGSVFSEQRAHESPLNVYGYSKFLFDQAVRRMWHDKTAQIAGFRYFNVYGPREQHKGRMASVAFHFFNQYSTHGKVKLFEGCDGYANGEQRRDFVSIEDVVKVNLWFLDHPGQSGIFNLGTGRSQTFNDVAVAVINTCRAHAGEPPLDLATLQARGIIEYMDFPAALKGKYQSFTQADISALRQAGYDAPLLSVEQGTARYVEVLRAAHTG, from the coding sequence ATGTATTACATCGTTACTGGCGCAGCGGGTTTCATTGGCGCAAATCTGGTCAAGGGGCTCAACGAGCGTGGCATTACCGACATTATCGCAGTGGACAACCTCGCCAAAGCCGACAAATTCAGGAATCTCACCGATTGCGAAATTGCGGATTACCTGGACAAACACGAATTTCTCGAACTCATCCACTCGGATGCACTGGACGGTGAGGTGGCGGCGGTGTTCCACGAGGGCGCGTGTTCCGACACCATGGAAACCGACGGCCGCTACATGATGGAAAACAACTACCGCTACTCCCTGGATCTGCTCAATTTTTGCCAGGAAAACAACACCGCTTTCCTGTATGCCTCATCCGCTTCGGTGTACGGCGCGGGCAGCGTGTTCAGCGAACAGCGCGCGCACGAGTCGCCGCTCAATGTCTACGGCTATTCCAAGTTCCTGTTCGACCAGGCGGTGCGCCGCATGTGGCACGACAAGACCGCGCAGATCGCCGGTTTCCGCTATTTCAACGTGTACGGCCCGCGCGAGCAGCACAAGGGACGCATGGCCTCGGTGGCGTTCCATTTCTTCAACCAGTACAGCACCCACGGCAAGGTGAAGCTGTTCGAAGGCTGCGACGGCTATGCCAACGGCGAACAGCGCCGCGACTTTGTTTCCATCGAAGACGTCGTCAAGGTCAACCTGTGGTTCCTCGACCATCCCGGGCAATCCGGCATTTTCAACCTTGGCACCGGTCGCAGCCAGACCTTCAACGATGTCGCGGTAGCAGTCATCAACACCTGCCGTGCCCATGCCGGCGAGCCGCCGCTGGATCTGGCTACGCTGCAAGCCCGCGGCATCATTGAATACATGGATTTTCCCGCTGCGCTCAAGGGCAAATACCAGAGCTTCACCCAGGCCGATATTTCCGCCCTGCGCCAGGCCGGCTACGACGCACCGCTGCTTAGCGTGGAACAGGGTACGGCACGCTATGTGGAGGTGCTGCGCGCGGCGCACACTGGCTGA
- the lapB gene encoding lipopolysaccharide assembly protein LapB codes for MEFELWWLLALPLFFGLGWLAARVDIRHAMSESRSLPASYFKGLNYLLNEQPDKAIEAFIEVVKVDSDTVDLHFALGGLFRKRGEVERAIRMHQNLVERDDLPDEQKLKALSELGQDYLKAGLLDRAEDIFNRLEKTAYAGQARKFLLEIYVQVKDWHKAIAAARELALISSQPYHIEIAHYFCELATIENVHGNPQAARAHLEEALAVNRNCVRANMLLGEIEAANGAHEAAIALWKRVEAQSSVHLALITDRLMDCYRALGREPEGLAWLRAALARHPSFELFNAVFAGTLKTQGAEAAYQLAQEELRRSPSLRGLDRYVEAELLGAPIERRQDLQIIKGLVYSYSQRQSMYQCEKCGFKARKFFWHCPACGSWDSFPPQKREE; via the coding sequence ATGGAATTTGAACTTTGGTGGCTGCTGGCGCTGCCGCTGTTTTTTGGCCTGGGCTGGCTGGCCGCGCGCGTCGACATTCGTCACGCGATGAGCGAATCGCGCAGTCTGCCCGCCTCGTATTTCAAGGGGCTCAATTACCTGCTCAATGAGCAGCCGGACAAGGCCATCGAAGCCTTTATTGAAGTGGTCAAAGTGGACAGCGACACAGTGGATCTGCACTTTGCCCTGGGTGGCCTGTTCCGCAAGCGCGGCGAGGTGGAGCGTGCCATTCGTATGCACCAGAATCTGGTCGAGCGCGATGACCTGCCCGATGAGCAAAAGCTCAAGGCGCTGTCCGAGTTGGGTCAGGATTATCTCAAGGCGGGTCTGCTCGATCGCGCAGAGGATATTTTCAACCGGCTGGAAAAAACCGCATATGCCGGTCAGGCGCGCAAATTCCTGCTGGAAATTTATGTGCAGGTGAAGGACTGGCACAAGGCGATTGCCGCCGCACGCGAACTTGCGCTGATTTCCAGCCAGCCGTATCACATCGAAATCGCGCATTATTTTTGCGAGCTCGCCACCATCGAAAACGTTCACGGTAACCCGCAAGCTGCGCGTGCGCATCTTGAAGAAGCGCTGGCGGTTAACCGCAATTGCGTGCGTGCCAACATGTTGCTGGGCGAAATCGAGGCCGCCAATGGTGCACATGAAGCCGCAATCGCATTGTGGAAACGTGTGGAAGCCCAGAGTAGCGTCCATCTGGCGCTGATTACCGATCGCCTGATGGACTGCTATCGTGCATTGGGACGCGAGCCGGAGGGATTGGCGTGGCTGCGCGCTGCACTGGCGCGGCATCCGTCATTTGAGCTGTTCAACGCGGTTTTCGCCGGTACGCTCAAAACCCAGGGCGCAGAGGCAGCCTATCAGCTGGCGCAGGAAGAATTGCGCCGCAGCCCAAGCCTGCGCGGTCTGGACCGCTATGTGGAAGCCGAACTGCTGGGCGCCCCCATCGAGCGCCGCCAGGACCTGCAAATCATCAAGGGGCTGGTGTACAGCTACAGCCAGCGCCAGTCCATGTATCAATGCGAAAAATGCGGCTTCAAGGCGCGCAAATTCTTCTGGCATTGCCCGGCATGCGGCAGCTGGGACAGTTTTCCGCCGCAGAAAAGGGAAGAATGA
- the radA gene encoding DNA repair protein RadA, which produces MAKAKTLYSCTECGDTLSKWQGQCPSCHAWNTLVETIAGVAAPSRYSALSVVSQVVSLAAVEAVEDERVATGIGELDRVLGGGVVKGGVVLIGGDPGIGKSTLLLQALSGMSAAHRTLYVSGEESARQIALRAHRLQLDAADLQLLAEIQLEKILATLNEHKPFIAVIDSIQTVYSEALQSAPGSVAQVRECAAQLTRYAKQTGTVIFLVGHVTKEGALAGPRVLEHIVDTVLYFEGDTSSAFRLVRAFKNRFGAVNELGVFAMTDKGLKGVSNPSAIFLSGHSADVPGSCVMVTQEGTRPLLVEIQALVESSPSPNPRRLSVGLEQNRLAMLLAVLHRHAGLACYDQDVFINAVGGVRINEPAADLPLLLAIVSSFKNKAMQDKLVVFGEVGLAGEIRPVQRGQERLKEAAKLGFTRAIVPAANKPRQAIAGMDVIAVERLQDAVAYLREQG; this is translated from the coding sequence ATGGCTAAAGCAAAAACCCTCTATTCCTGCACCGAATGCGGCGACACTTTGAGCAAGTGGCAAGGCCAGTGCCCATCCTGCCACGCCTGGAACACGCTGGTGGAAACCATTGCCGGGGTCGCTGCGCCGTCGCGCTACAGCGCGCTGTCGGTGGTGAGCCAGGTGGTGTCACTGGCTGCGGTGGAAGCGGTCGAGGACGAGCGCGTCGCCACCGGCATCGGCGAGCTCGACCGGGTGCTGGGCGGCGGGGTGGTGAAGGGCGGGGTGGTGCTGATCGGCGGCGATCCGGGCATCGGCAAGTCCACGCTGCTGTTGCAGGCGCTGTCTGGCATGAGTGCGGCGCACAGGACGCTGTATGTGAGCGGCGAGGAATCGGCGCGGCAGATTGCCTTGCGCGCGCATCGCTTGCAGCTGGATGCCGCAGATCTGCAATTGCTGGCGGAAATCCAGCTGGAGAAAATTCTCGCCACGCTCAACGAGCACAAGCCTTTCATCGCGGTAATCGATTCCATCCAGACGGTTTATTCCGAGGCGCTGCAATCCGCGCCCGGTTCGGTGGCGCAGGTGCGCGAGTGTGCGGCGCAGTTGACGCGCTACGCCAAGCAGACCGGCACGGTGATTTTCCTGGTCGGCCACGTCACCAAGGAAGGCGCGCTGGCCGGGCCGCGCGTGCTGGAGCACATCGTCGATACGGTGTTGTATTTCGAGGGCGACACCAGTTCCGCCTTCCGACTGGTGCGGGCGTTCAAGAACCGCTTCGGCGCGGTCAACGAACTGGGGGTGTTCGCGATGACCGACAAGGGGCTGAAAGGCGTATCCAACCCGTCGGCGATTTTCCTGTCCGGGCATAGTGCCGACGTCCCCGGATCGTGCGTGATGGTGACCCAGGAGGGCACGCGCCCGTTGCTGGTGGAGATTCAGGCGCTGGTGGAGTCGTCGCCGTCGCCCAATCCGCGCAGGCTCAGTGTCGGCCTGGAGCAGAACCGTCTGGCGATGCTGCTGGCAGTGCTGCACCGCCATGCCGGCCTGGCGTGTTATGACCAGGACGTGTTCATCAACGCGGTGGGCGGGGTGCGCATCAACGAGCCGGCGGCGGATTTGCCGTTGCTGCTGGCGATAGTTTCATCATTCAAAAACAAGGCAATGCAGGATAAACTTGTAGTGTTTGGCGAGGTTGGTCTGGCAGGGGAAATCCGTCCGGTGCAGCGTGGCCAGGAGCGCCTGAAAGAGGCCGCCAAGCTGGGCTTCACCCGCGCCATCGTGCCTGCTGCCAACAAGCCGCGCCAGGCGATTGCGGGGATGGACGTCATTGCAGTGGAACGCCTGCAGGATGCGGTGGCGTACCTGCGCGAGCAGGGGTAG
- a CDS encoding integration host factor subunit beta, which translates to MTKSELIVRLAARYPQLVVTDAELAVKTILDAVSKSLAEGERIEIRGFGSFSLNYRPPRLGRNPKTGEKVAVPEKYVPHFKAGKELRERVDCKAV; encoded by the coding sequence ATGACCAAGTCGGAGCTGATTGTGCGGCTTGCCGCGCGCTATCCCCAGTTGGTCGTTACCGACGCAGAACTGGCGGTCAAGACCATACTGGACGCAGTTTCCAAAAGCCTGGCTGAAGGGGAGCGGATCGAAATTCGCGGTTTTGGCAGCTTTAGCCTGAACTACCGTCCCCCGCGCCTGGGGCGCAACCCTAAAACCGGCGAGAAGGTGGCAGTGCCCGAGAAATACGTGCCTCACTTCAAAGCTGGTAAAGAGTTGCGTGAGCGCGTGGATTGCAAGGCAGTCTGA